A single region of the Sphingomonas crocodyli genome encodes:
- a CDS encoding DUF3649 domain-containing protein, which produces MSGYRRPRLAIAARLLVAIVGGYGVASLLSMLVARTLPLSGVEASMTAMMIAFLAYAGIIMAVLHARAVRRALGALTATAAITGVMLLMVGPKVIVP; this is translated from the coding sequence ATGAGCGGATATCGGCGGCCGCGTCTCGCCATCGCAGCCCGTCTGCTGGTCGCCATCGTCGGCGGCTATGGCGTCGCATCGCTCCTCTCCATGCTGGTCGCCCGCACCCTGCCGCTGTCCGGGGTCGAAGCGTCGATGACCGCAATGATGATCGCTTTTCTTGCCTATGCGGGGATCATCATGGCCGTGCTTCATGCCCGCGCCGTGCGGCGCGCCTTGGGCGCGTTGACCGCGACGGCGGCCATAACGGGAGTCATGCTCCTGATGGTCGGGCCAAAGGTGATCGTGCCATGA
- a CDS encoding DUF3325 family protein, giving the protein MTAAILLTMIIGLGVLASAMNLPGRKDFSRRVALRVAGWSLVGTSLFIAIFERGPSIGIVAWCGAGMVATIIVALTQTWRKVRAR; this is encoded by the coding sequence ATGACAGCGGCGATCCTGCTGACGATGATCATCGGCCTGGGCGTGCTGGCCAGCGCGATGAACCTGCCCGGCCGAAAAGACTTCAGCCGTCGTGTCGCCCTGCGCGTCGCGGGTTGGTCGCTGGTCGGGACGAGCCTTTTCATAGCCATATTCGAACGGGGGCCGTCGATCGGTATAGTGGCATGGTGTGGCGCGGGAATGGTGGCGACGATCATCGTCGCGTTGACGCAGACATGGCGCAAGGTGCGCGCACGATGA
- a CDS encoding energy transducer TonB, with amino-acid sequence MAQGARTMNVPHTLLERAAEREPTPGLDREWEASRRYTDQPVSLAARLCGLGGVALITLGIIVGIFFTWTRFQPPPPPVALSVFDIAQPQPPEVQPDPNPDPVPEQARTPQAAPELLVEPVLPPRAEAPLILPRAVAPQPPAAPPAQPPAPPPASANDAKPAWEDLVLGALNRVKRYPRLAMVRRQQGVPYIRFVVDRDGRVLSSRLERSSGFADLDREATELPRRATPLPKPPSNSSQSTIELVVPVEFFLR; translated from the coding sequence ATGGCGCAAGGTGCGCGCACGATGAATGTGCCACACACTCTGTTGGAACGCGCCGCTGAGCGCGAGCCCACGCCCGGTCTGGATCGGGAATGGGAAGCATCCCGCCGCTATACCGATCAGCCAGTCAGTCTTGCCGCTCGCCTGTGCGGACTTGGCGGCGTTGCCCTGATCACTCTGGGAATCATTGTCGGCATATTCTTCACCTGGACCCGCTTTCAGCCACCGCCGCCGCCCGTTGCGCTCAGCGTCTTCGATATCGCCCAGCCGCAGCCGCCAGAAGTACAGCCCGATCCCAACCCGGACCCGGTTCCGGAACAGGCGCGGACACCGCAGGCCGCGCCCGAACTTCTCGTCGAACCCGTACTGCCCCCACGCGCCGAAGCGCCTCTGATCCTGCCAAGGGCCGTTGCCCCCCAACCGCCAGCAGCCCCGCCGGCTCAGCCTCCTGCCCCACCCCCCGCCTCTGCCAATGACGCCAAGCCGGCCTGGGAGGATCTGGTGCTCGGCGCGCTTAACCGCGTTAAGCGCTATCCGCGCCTGGCGATGGTCCGCAGGCAGCAGGGCGTGCCCTACATCCGGTTCGTTGTGGATCGTGACGGGCGGGTTCTGTCTTCGCGTCTCGAACGATCCTCTGGCTTTGCAGATCTCGATCGAGAAGCGACCGAACTTCCCCGGCGAGCGACCCCGCTACCCAAACCACCTTCAAACTCTTCGCAGAGTACGATCGAACTTGTGGTGCCGGTGGAGTTTTTCCTGCGATAG
- a CDS encoding MFS transporter, translating to MKLNPGLIALSVGAFGIGVTEFAPMGLLPVIAADLGVSIPSAGLLISAYALGVMIGAPLMTLTTGRVPRRTLLIALAGIFTVGNLLAAVSDSYAMLLAARVLTSFNHGAFFGVGSIVAASLVPPQRQAGAVAAMFMGLTIANVVGVPLATWAGEHLGWRASFRGIAALGLATMAALRLTLPALPAPRGGDAMAELRVLGRGRVLGALALTVIGSSAMFTVYTYIAPILRDATHASLGFVTAMLVTYGVGMTVGNWLGGRFADRSVDRTLIVTLGALSAILIAFAMLMAHASAVAILVFLWGIASFALVPPLQVRVMTAAADAPNLASAINIGAFNLGNAFGAALGGGVIAAGLGYPVVALAGAAASMIGLSAMLGMSWRRKKKSISSPLCLQS from the coding sequence ATGAAGCTCAATCCCGGATTGATCGCGCTTTCGGTGGGCGCGTTCGGCATCGGCGTGACCGAGTTCGCGCCGATGGGCCTGCTGCCGGTGATCGCCGCCGATCTCGGTGTGTCGATCCCGTCCGCAGGCCTGCTGATCAGCGCCTATGCGCTCGGCGTGATGATCGGCGCGCCGTTGATGACGCTGACGACCGGCCGCGTGCCGCGTCGCACCTTGCTGATCGCGCTCGCGGGTATCTTCACCGTCGGCAATCTGCTGGCGGCAGTGTCGGACAGTTATGCGATGCTGCTGGCCGCGCGCGTGCTGACGTCATTCAATCACGGCGCGTTCTTCGGCGTCGGATCAATCGTGGCAGCCAGTCTCGTCCCGCCGCAGCGGCAGGCGGGGGCCGTCGCCGCGATGTTCATGGGGCTGACGATCGCCAATGTCGTTGGTGTGCCGCTGGCGACCTGGGCGGGCGAGCATCTGGGCTGGCGCGCATCCTTCCGGGGTATTGCGGCGCTCGGCCTGGCGACGATGGCGGCGCTCCGCCTGACGCTGCCGGCGCTGCCCGCACCACGCGGGGGCGATGCGATGGCGGAGCTGCGGGTGCTGGGGCGCGGGCGCGTGCTCGGCGCGCTGGCGCTGACCGTGATCGGATCGAGCGCGATGTTCACCGTCTATACCTATATCGCGCCGATCCTGCGCGATGCGACCCACGCCTCGCTGGGCTTCGTGACCGCGATGCTGGTGACCTATGGCGTCGGCATGACCGTGGGCAACTGGCTGGGCGGTCGCTTCGCCGATCGTTCGGTCGATCGCACGTTGATCGTCACGCTGGGCGCTCTCTCGGCCATCCTCATCGCCTTTGCGATGTTGATGGCGCATGCGAGCGCGGTCGCGATCCTCGTCTTCCTGTGGGGCATCGCCAGTTTCGCGCTGGTGCCGCCCTTGCAGGTGCGCGTGATGACCGCGGCGGCCGATGCGCCCAATCTCGCCTCGGCGATCAACATCGGCGCTTTCAACCTGGGCAACGCCTTCGGCGCGGCGCTGGGCGGCGGCGTGATCGCGGCGGGCCTCGGCTATCCGGTCGTCGCATTGGCGGGTGCTGCCGCGTCAATGATCGGTCTCTCAGCAATGCTGGGCATGTCTTGGCGGCGAAAGAAGAAGAGTATTTCGAGTCCGCTTTGCCTCCAATCGTAA
- a CDS encoding aldo/keto reductase: MEYRQLGASGLRVPALSFGTGTFGGKGPLFSAWGQSDTAEARRLIDICLDEGVTLFDTADVYSDGAAEEILGEAIDGRRDSVLISTKTGLPMGDGPQDWGASRARLMRAVEDALRRLRTDHIDLLQLHAFDASTPTEELMGTLDGLIASGKVRYAGVSNYPGWQLMKAQALADRHGWPRLVAHQVYYSLVGRAYEADLMPLAADQGIGALVWSPLGWGRLTGKIGRDRPLPKGSRLHETEQFAPPVETELLYRVIDALEAIAEETGKTVPQIAINWLLRRPTVSSVIVGARNEAQLRQNLGAVGWALTAEQVAALDAASDVLPPYPHTPYRQQEGFARLNPALV; the protein is encoded by the coding sequence ATGGAATATCGGCAACTCGGCGCCTCGGGCCTGCGCGTTCCCGCGCTCAGCTTCGGCACCGGCACCTTCGGCGGCAAAGGGCCGCTGTTCAGCGCGTGGGGGCAGAGCGACACGGCCGAGGCACGGCGGCTGATCGACATCTGCCTCGACGAAGGCGTGACCCTGTTCGACACCGCCGACGTCTATTCGGACGGCGCGGCCGAAGAGATATTGGGCGAAGCGATCGACGGTCGCCGGGATTCGGTCCTGATATCGACCAAGACCGGCCTGCCGATGGGCGATGGCCCGCAGGATTGGGGCGCATCGCGTGCGCGGCTGATGCGCGCGGTCGAGGATGCGTTGCGGCGGCTGCGCACCGATCATATCGACCTGCTTCAGCTTCATGCCTTCGACGCTTCGACCCCGACCGAGGAACTGATGGGCACGCTCGACGGGCTGATCGCGTCGGGCAAGGTCCGCTATGCGGGCGTTTCCAACTATCCGGGCTGGCAATTGATGAAGGCGCAGGCGCTGGCCGATCGCCACGGCTGGCCACGGCTCGTCGCGCACCAGGTCTATTACTCGCTGGTCGGCCGCGCCTATGAAGCGGATCTGATGCCGCTCGCCGCCGATCAGGGCATCGGCGCTTTGGTGTGGAGCCCGCTCGGCTGGGGCCGCCTGACCGGCAAGATCGGACGGGACCGCCCGTTGCCCAAGGGCAGTCGCCTCCATGAAACCGAACAATTCGCGCCGCCGGTCGAAACCGAACTGCTCTATCGCGTGATCGACGCGCTCGAAGCGATTGCGGAGGAAACCGGAAAGACGGTGCCCCAGATCGCGATCAACTGGCTGCTGCGGCGGCCGACCGTGTCGTCGGTGATCGTTGGCGCGCGCAACGAGGCGCAGCTTCGCCAGAATCTGGGCGCGGTCGGATGGGCGCTCACCGCCGAACAGGTCGCTGCGCTCGATGCCGCGAGCGACGTGCTGCCGCCTTACCCCCACACCCCCTATCGCCAGCAGGAGGGCTTTGCCCGCCTGAACCCTGCGCTCGTCTGA
- a CDS encoding LysR family transcriptional regulator, translating into MDAKDTTGDDRARALALFATVVEQQSFSAAGRMLGLSPSAVSRAVDRIEARLGVRLLLRSTRALSLTAEGQAYLQAARRILADLDDAEQQIADQGAPRGRLRVSAALSHGRLCVVPLLGRFAELYPHILVDIALTDTLIDIAAGQADIAVRFGPLADSSLTARKLGETRRVIVASPDYLARHGTPQRPEDLHDHNCLNFNFRRAEPVWPFRRDGQDFSLSVKGSIEANNGETLGQLAAIGIGIARVGAFSVAGEIASGALVPILEAFNPGDIEAIHAVFVGGANTPARVRAFVDFLAENLG; encoded by the coding sequence ATGGACGCAAAAGATACCACCGGGGACGATCGCGCCCGCGCGCTCGCCCTGTTCGCGACGGTGGTCGAGCAGCAGAGTTTCTCCGCGGCCGGACGCATGCTGGGGCTCAGTCCGTCGGCGGTCAGCCGCGCGGTCGATCGGATCGAGGCGCGGCTGGGCGTGCGCCTGCTGCTGCGATCGACCCGCGCTTTATCACTGACGGCGGAGGGGCAGGCCTATCTGCAGGCGGCGCGGCGCATCCTGGCCGACCTCGACGACGCCGAACAGCAGATCGCCGATCAGGGCGCACCGCGCGGACGGCTGCGCGTCAGCGCGGCGCTGTCACATGGCCGGCTGTGCGTGGTGCCGCTGCTGGGCCGCTTCGCCGAACTCTATCCGCACATATTGGTCGACATCGCGCTGACCGACACTTTGATCGACATCGCGGCGGGCCAGGCCGACATCGCCGTCCGCTTCGGCCCGCTCGCCGACAGTTCGCTGACGGCGCGCAAGCTGGGCGAGACGCGACGCGTGATCGTCGCCTCCCCCGATTACCTCGCCCGCCACGGCACGCCACAGCGCCCCGAGGATCTGCATGATCACAATTGCCTGAACTTCAATTTCCGCCGCGCGGAACCGGTCTGGCCGTTCCGCCGCGACGGCCAGGATTTCTCCTTGTCCGTGAAGGGCAGCATCGAGGCGAACAATGGCGAAACGCTGGGCCAACTCGCCGCCATCGGCATCGGCATCGCCCGCGTCGGCGCGTTCAGCGTGGCGGGCGAAATCGCGAGCGGCGCGCTCGTCCCGATCCTGGAGGCGTTCAACCCCGGCGATATCGAGGCGATCCACGCTGTGTTCGTCGGCGGCGCGAACACACCCGCACGCGTGCGGGCGTTCGTCGATTTCCTGGCTGAGAATTTAGGCTGA
- a CDS encoding NUDIX domain-containing protein: MAPDPPPAIPAATVILLRDRPDGAPPQILMVQRAPTMAFAPGAIVFPGGRVDEADRSLACEIDHGLTEEDAAARIAAIRETIEEVGLFIGMPPPPAATGTAVRLAMRDGMAFATALRRWNLTLDLPALEPWSRWRPGAAELPNVTRIFDTRFYIARAPDDTKSAAVDGIETIRLRWASAAEFIADCDAAREFAIFPTRCNLERLTQANSHAALIDFARRFDHPPIIPWIDHRGDEPHLRIPDTLGYPITSRPTEEAQSPP, translated from the coding sequence ATGGCGCCTGATCCGCCACCCGCCATCCCCGCGGCGACCGTGATCCTATTGCGTGACCGACCCGATGGCGCCCCACCCCAGATCCTGATGGTGCAGAGGGCGCCGACGATGGCGTTCGCGCCGGGCGCGATCGTCTTTCCCGGCGGCCGGGTCGACGAGGCGGATCGATCGCTGGCGTGCGAAATCGATCACGGACTGACCGAGGAGGATGCCGCGGCCCGCATCGCCGCGATCCGGGAGACGATCGAGGAAGTCGGTCTCTTCATCGGCATGCCACCACCGCCCGCCGCCACCGGCACGGCCGTTCGCCTCGCCATGCGTGACGGAATGGCGTTCGCCACCGCCCTGAGGCGCTGGAATCTGACGCTCGATCTCCCGGCGCTCGAACCGTGGTCGCGCTGGCGCCCCGGCGCGGCGGAGTTGCCGAATGTGACGCGGATCTTCGACACGCGCTTCTATATCGCCCGCGCGCCGGACGACACCAAGTCCGCAGCTGTCGACGGCATCGAAACTATCCGCCTCCGCTGGGCAAGCGCCGCGGAGTTCATCGCGGATTGCGACGCCGCGCGCGAATTCGCGATCTTTCCAACCCGTTGCAATCTCGAACGGCTGACACAGGCGAACAGCCACGCCGCATTGATCGACTTCGCACGCCGCTTCGATCACCCGCCGATCATCCCCTGGATCGACCATCGCGGCGACGAACCGCACCTGCGCATCCCCGACACACTTGGATATCCGATCACCTCGCGCCCGACCGAAGAGGCGCAATCGCCGCCTTGA
- a CDS encoding MOSC domain-containing protein: MMIDRSIAAILTGRIQPLGTRAIESGIAKRAHRAPVRITRNGFAGDEQGDRQHHGGPDKAIHHYPRDHYRAWRAAIGDHPLLDDAGAFGENVSTTGLIETDVAIGDRFRLGTALVEVSQGRQPCFRLNLRFGMAGVARQMQDSGRTGWYYRVIEEGSAAPGDGLTLVDRLTPSWTIDRLRRIFYVDVGDRESLAAIAALAHLPLRWREMAAKRLQTGAVEDWGRRLDGA; this comes from the coding sequence ATGATGATCGACCGCAGCATCGCCGCCATACTCACCGGCCGTATTCAACCGCTCGGCACACGCGCGATCGAAAGCGGCATCGCAAAGCGCGCGCATCGGGCGCCGGTGCGGATCACGCGCAATGGCTTTGCCGGCGACGAGCAAGGCGATCGCCAGCATCATGGCGGTCCCGACAAGGCGATCCACCATTATCCCCGCGATCATTATCGCGCGTGGCGGGCCGCCATAGGCGATCATCCCCTGCTCGACGATGCGGGCGCCTTTGGCGAAAATGTCTCGACCACGGGATTGATCGAAACCGACGTCGCGATCGGCGACAGATTCCGGCTCGGCACCGCGCTGGTCGAGGTTTCGCAGGGGCGGCAACCCTGCTTTCGGCTCAATCTGCGGTTCGGCATGGCCGGCGTCGCCCGGCAGATGCAGGATAGCGGACGGACGGGCTGGTATTATCGCGTGATCGAAGAGGGCAGCGCCGCCCCCGGCGATGGCCTGACATTGGTCGATCGCCTGACGCCCAGCTGGACCATCGATCGTCTGCGCCGCATCTTCTACGTCGATGTCGGCGATCGCGAGAGCCTGGCCGCCATCGCCGCGCTGGCGCATCTGCCGCTCCGCTGGCGCGAAATGGCTGCAAAGCGGCTGCAGACCGGTGCGGTCGAAGATTGGGGCAGGCGGCTAGATGGCGCCTGA
- a CDS encoding PAS domain-containing sensor histidine kinase, which produces MRGSLTLDAQTVGDLVSDAIIGCDESGRIAFWNDGATLLYGWPREQALGRDMDELLAMPKSPELAERWRVGRWEGECGRRQADGSAIDVSVRQQVHLADGDGAYLWEWSRRIPTPALAETSFSHAARISILGELTASIAHELNQPLAAILAFAQASLRWIERPEPEPAEAAILLHDIVADTRRASEIITRIRSMATKHDPAPQPIAINDLIGDALLIVRHECLERGVAVRTAFADALPLVMADRIQLQQVIVNLAINAVQAMAERRGGDRHLIVTTQAAGGTILIQVDDSGPGIAAVDQDQIFSSFFTTKSGGMGMGLPICRSIVQAHGGRITAENRADGARFSVTLPALV; this is translated from the coding sequence ATGCGCGGTTCCTTGACACTCGATGCTCAGACCGTCGGCGATCTTGTGTCCGACGCGATCATCGGGTGCGACGAAAGCGGACGTATCGCCTTTTGGAATGACGGTGCGACCCTGTTGTATGGCTGGCCGCGCGAACAGGCGCTCGGCCGCGACATGGACGAACTGCTGGCGATGCCAAAGTCGCCCGAACTGGCCGAACGATGGCGGGTCGGTCGTTGGGAGGGGGAGTGCGGCCGCAGGCAGGCGGATGGCAGCGCGATCGATGTGTCGGTGCGGCAGCAAGTGCATCTGGCCGATGGGGACGGAGCCTATCTGTGGGAATGGTCGCGTCGCATCCCGACGCCGGCGCTGGCCGAAACATCCTTTTCCCACGCCGCGCGGATTTCGATCCTGGGTGAGCTTACGGCGTCGATCGCGCACGAACTCAATCAGCCGCTCGCCGCCATCCTTGCCTTCGCGCAGGCCAGCCTGCGGTGGATCGAACGGCCCGAACCCGAGCCCGCTGAGGCGGCGATCCTGCTCCACGATATCGTCGCCGACACGCGCAGGGCGAGCGAGATCATCACGCGCATCCGAAGCATGGCGACCAAGCATGATCCGGCGCCCCAGCCGATCGCGATCAACGACCTGATCGGCGATGCCCTGCTGATCGTGCGCCATGAATGTCTGGAACGTGGCGTGGCCGTTCGCACCGCCTTTGCGGACGCGCTTCCCCTCGTGATGGCGGACCGGATTCAGCTCCAGCAGGTGATCGTCAACCTCGCCATCAACGCTGTTCAGGCGATGGCCGAACGTAGGGGCGGCGACCGGCATCTGATCGTCACCACCCAGGCCGCGGGCGGCACCATTCTGATCCAGGTGGACGATAGCGGCCCCGGCATCGCCGCCGTCGATCAGGATCAGATATTCTCCAGCTTCTTCACGACCAAGAGCGGCGGAATGGGGATGGGATTGCCGATTTGTCGCTCGATCGTTCAGGCGCATGGTGGCCGGATCACTGCGGAAAACCGTGCTGACGGCGCTCGCTTCTCGGTGACGTTGCCCGCTCTGGTCTAG
- a CDS encoding response regulator transcription factor has product MMPAPRETPIVSHLGAVDPDRFEPAATVHVIDDDPSMRRAISALLRSAGVASCTYESCAEFLRADRPDGLACLMLDVRLPGMSGLDFQAQLAAQGIDLPVVMITGHGDVPMSVQAMKAGAVDFLTKPFRDQDLLDAVNAAIDRHRTWRLTHARTSDLLSRYASLSTREKQVMELVTTGRLNKQAAFDLGLSEITVKLYRASAMKKMKARTLADFVRMAERLQVGAED; this is encoded by the coding sequence ATGATGCCCGCGCCACGCGAAACGCCCATAGTGTCGCATCTGGGCGCGGTCGATCCGGACCGGTTCGAACCGGCCGCAACCGTCCATGTCATCGATGACGATCCATCGATGCGGCGGGCCATTTCCGCGCTGCTGCGCTCGGCCGGGGTCGCTTCCTGCACCTATGAAAGCTGCGCGGAATTCCTGCGCGCCGATCGCCCCGATGGCCTGGCCTGCCTGATGCTCGACGTGCGCCTGCCCGGCATGAGCGGCCTCGATTTCCAGGCGCAGCTCGCCGCGCAGGGGATCGATCTGCCCGTGGTGATGATCACCGGGCATGGCGATGTGCCGATGTCGGTTCAGGCGATGAAGGCGGGCGCGGTCGATTTCCTGACCAAGCCGTTCCGCGATCAGGATCTGCTCGACGCCGTCAACGCCGCGATCGACCGCCACAGGACATGGCGTCTTACCCATGCCCGGACCAGCGACCTCCTGTCGCGCTACGCCAGCCTTTCGACACGCGAGAAGCAGGTGATGGAACTCGTCACCACGGGACGCCTCAACAAGCAGGCAGCGTTCGATCTGGGGCTGAGCGAGATCACCGTCAAACTCTACCGCGCATCGGCGATGAAGAAGATGAAGGCGCGAACCCTGGCAGATTTCGTCCGCATGGCCGAAAGACTGCAGGTCGGCGCGGAAGACTAG
- a CDS encoding response regulator transcription factor has protein sequence MTPSPLIAIVDDDGAIRNGLSSLLRSEGYGVELFASAEAFLDRSAPNALDCLITDIQMPGLTGLELQAILRKDRPSMPVIIMTAFPEPTYRERATANGAICFLSKPFNADELLNCVGRAVRQPR, from the coding sequence ATGACCCCATCCCCCCTGATCGCGATCGTCGATGATGACGGGGCCATCCGCAACGGACTGTCGAGCCTGCTGCGATCGGAGGGTTATGGGGTGGAGCTGTTCGCCAGCGCCGAAGCCTTTCTCGATCGGTCCGCGCCCAACGCGCTCGATTGCCTGATCACCGACATCCAGATGCCCGGTCTCACCGGGCTGGAATTGCAGGCGATCCTTCGGAAGGATCGCCCGTCCATGCCGGTCATCATCATGACGGCCTTTCCCGAACCGACCTATCGCGAGCGGGCGACGGCGAACGGCGCAATCTGTTTCCTGAGCAAGCCGTTCAACGCCGACGAGTTGCTGAACTGCGTCGGTCGGGCGGTCAGGCAGCCCCGATGA
- a CDS encoding ATP-binding protein yields the protein MRQVFTLWPTDSANLAGQGLDSAGMPLWSRRSGQVMRPVRWTRADGFMIAIVTALVAALALIVPVDLVSTIAALALAILAIGLAVAGLLHHRRTVTALHLRLEENRRWNETIFNRTGIALWREDWSVARDEVLRLLQDGVRDMQGYFAAHPDELRALRKAVIIKDVNSFALLRAGATDKTELTGSLDRILPDTDQTFVQWLVAFARGDSVYRSETHLTDANGNAVDTLFTAGLPTDMRGFEDILVSDLDITEYKATQERLAKAELDVARAARVTTMGALSASIAHEVNSPLAAIISNAEASMRWIRRERPDVEEAAVALRNVVDAASRAKAVVERTRAFLSNSPGTMERHDVARLIQEAILLIERELRASGVSIHIDATPGLPPVMADAVNIQQVIVNLALNAAQAMRDLDGPRDVKIAAWLDEGRVQVSVRDHGHGIDKETQKSIFDPFFSTKPGGMGMRLAICRTCIASHGGRLWVNSRPGDGAIFRFDLQTAPDPDEDHTLV from the coding sequence ATGCGGCAGGTATTCACCCTGTGGCCAACCGATAGCGCGAACCTCGCGGGGCAGGGGCTCGATTCCGCGGGCATGCCCCTATGGTCGCGGCGCAGCGGACAGGTGATGCGGCCGGTTCGCTGGACGCGAGCCGACGGCTTCATGATCGCCATCGTAACCGCGCTTGTCGCGGCGCTTGCGCTGATCGTTCCCGTCGATCTGGTCAGCACGATCGCGGCGCTGGCCCTCGCCATTCTCGCGATCGGACTGGCCGTCGCCGGGTTGCTACATCATCGGCGCACGGTAACGGCTCTGCACCTCCGACTCGAAGAAAATCGGCGCTGGAACGAGACGATCTTCAACCGGACCGGTATTGCCTTGTGGCGTGAGGACTGGTCCGTGGCGCGCGATGAAGTGCTGCGGCTGCTGCAGGATGGCGTGCGCGACATGCAGGGCTACTTCGCGGCGCATCCGGATGAACTGCGGGCGCTGCGCAAGGCGGTGATCATCAAGGACGTGAACAGCTTCGCGCTGCTTCGCGCGGGCGCCACGGACAAGACCGAACTGACCGGATCGCTCGATCGCATCCTGCCCGACACCGATCAGACCTTCGTTCAGTGGCTGGTCGCGTTCGCGCGGGGCGACAGCGTCTATCGATCCGAAACGCATCTGACCGACGCGAACGGCAATGCCGTCGACACTTTATTCACGGCCGGATTGCCCACCGACATGCGCGGGTTCGAAGACATATTGGTCAGCGACCTCGATATCACCGAATATAAGGCGACGCAGGAACGGCTTGCGAAGGCCGAACTCGATGTCGCGCGCGCGGCGCGGGTCACGACGATGGGCGCGCTCTCCGCCTCGATCGCGCATGAGGTGAACTCACCGCTCGCCGCGATCATCTCCAATGCCGAGGCATCGATGCGCTGGATCCGGCGCGAAAGGCCCGATGTCGAAGAGGCGGCGGTGGCGCTCCGCAACGTCGTGGACGCCGCATCGCGGGCGAAGGCGGTGGTCGAACGGACCCGCGCTTTCCTGAGCAACTCACCCGGCACGATGGAGCGACACGACGTTGCACGGCTGATCCAGGAGGCGATCCTGCTGATCGAGCGCGAATTGCGCGCGTCGGGCGTGTCGATCCACATCGATGCGACGCCGGGGCTGCCGCCGGTGATGGCGGATGCGGTGAACATCCAGCAGGTGATCGTCAATCTGGCGTTGAACGCGGCGCAGGCGATGCGCGATCTGGATGGCCCCCGCGATGTGAAGATCGCCGCATGGCTCGACGAAGGGCGGGTGCAGGTGAGCGTCCGCGATCACGGCCACGGCATCGACAAGGAAACGCAGAAGTCCATCTTCGATCCCTTTTTCTCCACCAAGCCGGGCGGGATGGGGATGAGGCTTGCGATCTGCCGGACCTGCATCGCGTCACATGGCGGGCGCCTGTGGGTGAACAGCCGGCCCGGCGACGGCGCGATCTTCCGTTTCGATCTGCAGACCGCGCCCGATCCGGACGAGGACCATACGTTGGTATAG